A single window of Halotalea alkalilenta DNA harbors:
- the nuoJ gene encoding NADH-quinone oxidoreductase subunit J: MEFAFYLSAAVAILATIGVVTGLNPVHALLNLIVSLIAIAMVFFSLGAPFAGILEIIVYAGAIMVLFVFVVMMLNLGEVVVAQERAWLKPGVWVWPSIMAGVLLGLLIVTLLVDSTGFGISGETQTPQEVGALLFGPYLLAVELAAFLLLAALVTATHVGRDEKRDDGRGEGVK; this comes from the coding sequence GTGGAATTCGCCTTCTATCTTTCCGCCGCGGTCGCGATCCTCGCGACCATTGGGGTGGTCACCGGGCTCAATCCGGTGCACGCGCTGCTCAATCTGATCGTCTCGCTGATCGCGATCGCGATGGTGTTCTTCTCCCTCGGTGCGCCCTTCGCCGGGATCCTCGAGATCATCGTCTACGCCGGCGCGATCATGGTGCTGTTCGTCTTCGTGGTGATGATGCTCAACCTCGGCGAGGTGGTGGTGGCGCAGGAACGCGCCTGGCTGAAGCCAGGGGTGTGGGTGTGGCCATCGATCATGGCAGGCGTGCTGCTGGGGCTTTTGATCGTCACCCTGCTGGTCGACTCGACCGGCTTCGGGATCAGCGGCGAGACCCAGACCCCGCAGGAGGTCGGCGCGCTGCTGTTCGGCCCCTACCTGCTGGCGGTCGAGCTCGCTGCCTTCCTGCTGCTCGCGGCGCTGGTCACCGCGACCCACGTCGGCCGCGACGAGAAGCGCGACGATGGCCGCGGGGAGGGGGTGAAATGA